GGCCCCATCCGCAAGAACTCTTACAGCAATGCCTATTTGGTTCTTTCCAGCAAAAGTTGTAAAAGTGCCATCCTTAAGCTCAAGGGTATTTTTGTTTATATTCTCATACCGTACCTCTAGGTATTCTGGCTTAAATCTCTCAAGAGCCCATTCAAGAGCTTTTTCAAGTCTATCTTCCATTGCATATCACCCATAATCTAAAGGTTTAGATAATCATTTGAATTAAATACCATAAGTATAAAAGTATTTCCTTGTTCGACAGTGAACACAATAGAACAATAAGAATAGAAAAAGTATAAATCTCCTGACTCTATAAGAGAACAGTGGAGGTGGAAGGATGTTTGATGTGATTGCAATAGGTAATCTTAACTATGATATCACGCTTTTAGTTGAAAGATTCCCAGAATTTCATGAAAAAATCATAGCTAAAGGTGCTCATTTTGGATTAGGAGGAGCTGCTGGCAATACGGCTTCATGGCTTGCCCAAATGGGGCTTAAAGTTGGATTTATTGGTGCAGTCGGAAATGATGAGATTGGAGAGGCCCATATAAACTACTTTAAGAAAGTAGGTGTTGACGTTAACGGAATCAAAGTTATAGAGGAGCACTCTGGAATAGCAATATCCATGATAAAAGGCGAAGATAAAAGGATAGTAAAGCACTTAGGAGCAAATGCTTATCGAGAGGTAGACTTTAGATATTTATCAAAAGCAGAATACATTCACATGTCTTCAAATCCAAAGCAACTCATAGAAAAAGTTGTTGAATTTGCTTGTGAGAGAGATATTCCTGTTTTTCTAGACATTGGAGAGGCAGAAGTTCCTAAGTCCATAGAAAATAAGATAACGTACCTCCTAATGAACGAAGATGAGTTCAAACGTAAATATGGAAGCTTGAAAAATGTCCATATTGTAAAAGCCAAAAATTTAATAATTACCCTAAACGGTGGAGGAGCATTAATCAGGGATGAGAATGAGGAAGTTTTTGAAGTCAAGGGGCTAAGCGCCGAGGTCATTGACTCTACCGGAGCAGGAGATGCCTTTGATGCTGGATTCATTTATGGAGTTGTTAATGGATGGAAATTAAAAGATGCAGCGACTTTAGGAACTTTTTTAGCATATCTGACAGTTCAAAAGATTGGAGCCAGAACAGCCATAATGCCTCTAGAGGAAATTAAAAAGAACGCCAAAAAACTTAATGTAGAGCTTCCATTTTAATAACTTTTCAATCCCACTATTCTGGCCTGTCTTTCACTCCATTTATAAACTAAGTATCCCACAATTGCGTATGTCCCTGAAAGGACTATAAGATACGAGATCTCACTTATCGAATTGGCATAACCATAAGCAACAATTTTTCTAACAGCCTCGCTTGTTG
The window above is part of the Thermococcus sp. EP1 genome. Proteins encoded here:
- a CDS encoding ADP-dependent ribose-1-phosphate kinase, giving the protein MFDVIAIGNLNYDITLLVERFPEFHEKIIAKGAHFGLGGAAGNTASWLAQMGLKVGFIGAVGNDEIGEAHINYFKKVGVDVNGIKVIEEHSGIAISMIKGEDKRIVKHLGANAYREVDFRYLSKAEYIHMSSNPKQLIEKVVEFACERDIPVFLDIGEAEVPKSIENKITYLLMNEDEFKRKYGSLKNVHIVKAKNLIITLNGGGALIRDENEEVFEVKGLSAEVIDSTGAGDAFDAGFIYGVVNGWKLKDAATLGTFLAYLTVQKIGARTAIMPLEEIKKNAKKLNVELPF